A section of the Deinococcus cellulosilyticus NBRC 106333 = KACC 11606 genome encodes:
- a CDS encoding AIM24 family protein, with translation MLSIRRQETQGCVLEVMEYQKLLGNPQSASEMYYREKQGIRLKTLRATLSNGKLLAEPGQLQYMKGHIELKVESGGGVGGFLQRAVSAALTGETVFKTEYTGTGTIFLEPTWKHYLLLDLVEDLIIDRGIFVAGAGNLQFSIKRPDSILGNALSGEGMFQTLIRGSGIVALYTPVPEAEIMIAELNNEKLVVDGNFALARTGGVRMTVQKSSKGILASAQSGEGLVTVFEGTGQVWLTPTVGMY, from the coding sequence ATGTTGTCCATCCGCCGCCAGGAAACCCAGGGCTGTGTGCTGGAGGTGATGGAGTACCAGAAACTGCTCGGCAACCCCCAGTCGGCCAGCGAAATGTATTACCGGGAGAAACAGGGCATCAGACTGAAGACCCTCCGGGCCACCCTCTCAAACGGCAAATTGCTGGCCGAGCCCGGGCAGCTTCAGTACATGAAAGGCCACATCGAACTCAAGGTGGAGTCTGGTGGTGGTGTGGGGGGGTTTCTGCAGCGTGCAGTCAGTGCAGCCCTGACAGGCGAAACGGTGTTCAAGACCGAGTACACAGGGACTGGCACCATCTTTCTGGAACCCACCTGGAAGCATTACCTTCTGCTGGACCTTGTAGAGGACCTGATCATCGACCGGGGCATTTTTGTGGCCGGAGCCGGAAACCTGCAGTTCAGCATCAAGCGGCCAGATTCCATTCTGGGGAACGCTCTGTCTGGTGAAGGCATGTTCCAGACCCTGATCCGTGGAAGCGGCATCGTGGCCCTGTACACCCCCGTGCCAGAAGCAGAAATCATGATTGCCGAGTTGAACAACGAAAAACTGGTGGTGGATGGGAACTTTGCCCTTGCCCGCACAGGTGGTGTGCGCATGACCGTTCAGAAATCCAGCAAGGGGATTCTGGCCTCTGCCCAGTCTGGAGAGGGCCTGGTGACGGTTTTTGAAGGCACAGGGCAGGTCTGGTTGACCCCTACCGTCGGGATGTATTGA